The Musa acuminata AAA Group cultivar baxijiao chromosome BXJ1-3, Cavendish_Baxijiao_AAA, whole genome shotgun sequence genome window below encodes:
- the LOC103977287 gene encoding transcription factor GTE7 translates to MASALLASSNEPCWGEPKVYMRKNPISNPNPRPCPNLCTVDYAGDRTARFRTMEQEEAPPVATAVVSDDSSSFNRRPADLNHRRDPAAGGSGSYVTFNISAYSKTELRELKRRLVSELDQVRSLMIRIQSREIQSSTRSAGFGASGIYPGGGREVTSSAGLPPLDPWASRPSGTFSAKTNKESESDKLLAAMMKKCGQILSKLMKHKKSIWFNTPVDVIGMGLHDYFQIIKTPMDLGTVKKNLHTGLYPSPAEFASDVRLTFNNALLYNPKGHEVHKLAEQFLRHFEGLFGPAFHKYEKQEEQCRVSTEAAPSPGPLLPIPASPPVQSPAPFPVAPQEQPRQQYPNVARTTLVKQPKPKAKDPNKRPMSMEEKQKLSEGLQNLPPEKMSHVLHIVRKGNVSTTQNGDEIELDIDTMDTETLWALDRFLCNCKKMMSKMKRQEAIANGLLLHAGHSAAVADAQLPAEGGGEMSPVLVDASEVVAAKKSKKGDTAEEDVDIGDELPITNYPPVEIQKDTGYATSSSSSDSDSSSSSGSDSGSSSEGDSDEEENEARSPAAGVRSQRD, encoded by the exons ATGGCGTCGGCGCTCCTCGCCAGTAGTAATGAGCCGTGCTGGGGAGAACCAAAGGTTTATATGAGGAAGAACCCCAtttctaaccctaaccctaggccCTGCCCTAACCTGTGCACCGTCGACTATGCCGGCGATCGCACCGCGCGATTCCGAACCATGGAGCAGGAGGAGGCGCCGCCGGTAGCCACCGCCGTTGTGTCTGACGATTCCTCTTCCTTCAACCGGAGACCCGCTGACCTCAACCACCGGAGGGATCCTGCCGCTGGTGGCAGCGGGAGCTACGTGACCTTCAACATCTCGGCCTACTCCAAGACGGAGCTGAGAGAGCTGAAGCGGCGGCTTGTCTCGGAGCTTGACCAGGTGCGGAGTCTCATGATCCGGATCCAGTCGAGGGAGATCCAGTCCTCCACTCGATCCGCCGGATTTGGTGCGTCGGGGATCTACCCCGGTGGTGGCCGAGAGGTCACGTCCTCCGCCGGCCTACCACCCCTTGATCCCTGGGCTTCGAGGCCCTCAGGTACCTTCTCCGCCAAGACAAACAAAGAGTCGGAGTCCGATAAGCTCCTCGCGGCCATGATGAAGAAGTGCGGCCAGATTCTTTCCAAATTGATGAAGCACAAGAAgagcatttggtttaacacccccgTGGACGTCATCGGCATGGGTCTCCACGACTACTTCCAGATCATCAAGACGCCGATGGACCTGGGCACGGTGAAGAAGAATCTCCACACGGGCCTCTACCCGTCGCCGGCAGAATTTGCTTCAGACGTACGATTGACCTTCAACAATGCCTTGCTCTACAACCCTAAGGGCCACGAGGTGCACAAGCTTGCTGAACAGTTCCTCCGTCATTTCGAAGGGCTGTTCGGGCCAGCCTTCCATAAGTATGAGAAGCAGGAGGAGCAGTGCAGGGTTTCTACGGAGGCGGCACCGAGTCCTGGTCCGCTGCTGCCAATCCCAGCTTCTCCTCCAGTTCAAAGCCCGGCTCCGTTTCCGGTGGCACCCCAGGAGCAGCCAAGGCAGCAGTATCCAAATGTTGCGAGGACGACATTGGTGAAGCAACCGAAGCCCAAGGCTAAAGATCCGAACAAGCGGCCGATGAGCATGGAGGAGAAGCAGAAGCTTAGCGAGGGGCTGCAGAACCTTCCGCCGGAGAAGATGTCTCACGTCTTGCACATCGTTCGGAAGGGGAACGTGAGCACAACGCAGAACGGGGACGAGATCGAGCTGGACATCGACACCATGGACACGGAGACGCTTTGGGCGCTCGATCGGTTCCTGTGCAACTGCAAGAAGATGATGAGCAAGATGAAGAGGCAGGAGGCGATCGCCAACGGGCTGCTGCTACATGCTGGCCATTCCGCCGCAGTTGCCGACGCCCAACTTCCAGCTGAAGGCGGTGGCGAGATG TCTCCGGTGCTGGTGGATGCGTCAGAAGTAGTTGCAGCGAAAAAGAGCAAGAAAGGAGACACCGCCGAGGAGGATGTCGACATTGGTGACGAATTACCGATCACGAACTACCCACCGGTGGAAATCCAGAAGGACACCGGTTACGCCACTTCCTCCAGTAGCTCCGACAGCGATTCCTCTTCGTCGAGTG GTTCCGATTCAGGGAGCTCATCAGAGGGCGATTCGGATGAGGAGGAAAATGAGGCGCGCTCACCTGCCGCCGGAGTAAGATCTCAGAGAGACTAA